One region of Salvia miltiorrhiza cultivar Shanhuang (shh) chromosome 3, IMPLAD_Smil_shh, whole genome shotgun sequence genomic DNA includes:
- the LOC131015030 gene encoding glutamate receptor 2.1-like, with product MEKTIHPILLYLFLSNLLCSKMASAQTIPIRVGVVLEMNNYGEMTFNCLSMALSDFYSSHQHYKTRLLLTSRHSKGDVVGAAAAALDLLRNVEVQAVIGPTFSMQASFLISLGDTAHVPVVSFSATSPSLSSIRSPYFVRATLSDASQVDAIGALVAAFGWREVVPVYEEDDFGEGIMPYLSDALVRANARIPYRSVVPPLASDVQIEAELYKLMTMQTRVFVVHMMSSLASRLFTVARRIGLMSPDSVWIVTNGVTNELGSLDPAVFESMLGVVGVRHYVPRSKELESFEARYRKQVVVGEELSIFGLWAYDAATALAIAAEKAGLRGLRYRNTTVSTNSTDLQGFGVSDEGPSLVKALSGTTFKGLAGNFRLVKGELEAPPLEIVNFVGDGVRSIGYWTKENGIVGDLSSRNDNSTSSKSKLASIIWPGEASASPRGWVVPTNGKKLRVGVPVKAGFTEFVSVTWNPNNSTRVEGYCIDVFDAVMAALPYGVPYEYIPFAHPNHTMAGNYNDLTYQVYLGKYDIVAGDVTIVANRSQYVDFTLPYTESGVAMIVPMRDDKSRNAWVFLKPLTWELWVTSFCSFVFIGFLIWILEHRINPDFRGPFWYQLGMIFWFAFSTMVFAHKERVVSNLSRLVLIIWFLMVLILTQSYTASLASMLTVQKLQPTVTDVNLLIRNKENVGYMQGSFVYGLLKGMNFEESRLVEYDSPEKLDELLSGGRIAAAFHEIPYIKLFLGKYCSKYTTISINKANGFGIVFPIGSPLVTDVSRAILNVTEGQKVAAIERKWLLQGDVKKCLESSKELAPHKNLGLASFWGLFLIVGVAGMTALMIYVVRFLRENWSECEGDDTVWRRIVEMLHKFDNKDMTSHTFKRDAYGGDCDGQSPSHFSLPSPRTDGPPSPVASSPGQWSPVVDRRR from the exons ATGGAGAAGACAATCCATCCCATTTTGCTCTACTTGTTTCTCTCAAACCTTCTCTGCTCAAAAATGGCATCTGCACAAACCATCCCCATAAGAGTTGGAGTAGTTCTTGAAATGAATAATTATGGAGAGATGACCTTCAACTGCTTATCAATGGCCCTCTCCGACTTCTACTCCTCCCACCAACACTACAAGACCAGGCTCCTCCTCACCTCCCGCCACTCCAAAGGCGACGTCGTCGGCGCCGCCGCTGCAGCCTTAGATCTACTAAGGAACGTGGAAGTGCAAGCCGTGATAGGCCCGACTTTCTCCATGCAGGCGAGCTTCCTCATCTCCCTCGGCGACACGGCTCACGTCCCCGTCGTCTCGTTCTCCGCCACGAGCCCTTCCCTCTCCTCCATCCGAAGCCCCTACTTCGTCCGCGCCACCCTCAGCGACGCCTCGCAGGTGGACGCCATAGGCGCCCTCGTGGCGGCCTTCGGGTGGCGCGAGGTCGTCCCCGTCTACGAGGAGGACGACTTCGGCGAGGGCATCATGCCTTACCTCAGCGACGCCCTCGTCCGGGCCAACGCCCGGATACCTTACCGGAGCGTGGTCCCGCCTCTCGCCTCCGACGTCCAGATCGAGGCCGAGCTCTACAAGCTCATGACTATGCAGACCCGAGTCTTCGTCGTCCACATGATGAGCTCCCTCGCGTCGCGCCTCTTCACCGTTGCCAGGCGGATCGGGCTCATGAGCCCGGACTCCGTCTGGATCGTCACCAACGGGGTCACTAACGAGCTCGGCTCGTTGGACCCCGCTGTGTTCGAGTCCATGCTCGGAGTTGTTGGAGTCCGGCACTATGTCCCGAGGAGTAAAGAGCTCGAAAGCTTCGAAGCTCGGTATAGGAAACAAGTTGTTGTAGGAGAAGAGTTGAGCATTTTCGGGCTGTGGGCTTATGATGCAGCCACTGCTCTAGCCATTGCAGCGGAGAAGGCGGGCCTCAGAGGCCTCAGGTATCGAAACACGACGGTGTCGACGAACTCCACTGATCTTCAAGGATTCGGGGTGTCTGAcgaagggccgagcctcgtcaAAGCCCTGTCCGGCACCACATTCAAAGGGCTTGCGGGGAACTTCCGGCTAGTCAAGGGGGAGCTCGAGGCGCCGCCTCTTGAGATCGTCAACTTCGTTGGTGATGGAGTCCGGAGCATCGGATACTGGACGAAGGAGAATGGGATCGTGGGAGATCTCAGCTCGAGAAATGACAACAGCACCTCATCCAAATCCAAGCTTGCATCGATCATCTGGCCGGGCGAGGCGTCGGCCTCGCCCAGAGGGTGGGTGGTCCCTACAAATGGGAAGAAACTGAGAGTGGGAGTGCCTGTGAAAGCAGGCTTCACTGAGTTTGTGAGTGTGACATGGAATCCTAACAACTCTACAAGAGTGGAAGGGTATTGCATAGATGTGTTTGATGCAGTCATGGCGGCACTACCTTATGGTGTTCCCTATGAATACATCCCATTTGCACATCCCAACCACACCATGGCTGGGAATTACAATGACTTGACCTATCAAGTATACCTAGGA AAATATGATATAGTTGCCGGAGACGTGACGATTGTGGCGAATAGGTCGCAGTACGTGGACTTCACCCTGCCCTACACAGAGTCCGGTGTGGCGATGATCGTGCCAATGAGAGATGACAAGAGCAGGAATGCATGGGTGTTCTTGAAGCCTCTCACGTGGGAGCTCTGGGTGACAAGCTTCTGCTCGTTCGTGTTCATCGGATTCTTGATCTGGATCCTCGAACACAGGATAAACCCGGACTTCAGGGGGCCGTTCTGGTACCAACTTGGCATGATATTCTGGTTCGCCTTCTCAACCATGGTCTTTGCTCATA AGGAGAGGGTGGTGAGCAACTTGTCGAGGCTGGTGCTGATCATATGGTTCCTGATGGTCCTCATCCTGACGCAGAGCTACACCGCGAGCCTGGCGTCCATGCTGACGGTTCAGAAGCTGCAGCCGACGGTGACGGACGTGAATCTCCTGATCAGGAACAAGGAGAACGTGGGATACATGCAGGGCTCCTTCGTGTATGGACTCCTCAAGGGGATGAACTTCGAAGAGTCGCGTCTCGTGGAGTACGACTCGCCGGAGAAACTCGACGAGCTTCTCTCCGGCGGCCGCATCGCCGCTGCGTTCCATGAAATCCCATACATAAAGCTCTTCTTAGGCAAATACTGCTCCAAATACACCACCATCAGCATAAACAAGGCTAACGGCTTCGGCATC GTGTTTCCGATCGGTTCTCCACTAGTGACGGACGTTTCGCGCGCGATTTTGAACGTGACGGAGGGGCAGAAGGTGGCGGCGATCGAGAGGAAATGGCTGCTGCAGGGAGATGTGAAGAAATGTTTGGAATCTTCGAAAGAGTTGGCGCCGCACAAGAATCTCGGCCTCGCGAGCTTCTGGGGGCTGTTCCTGATCGTGGGGGTGGCTGGGATGACGGCGTTGATGATTTACGTGGTGAGATTTTTGCGTGAGAATTGGAGTGAATGTGAAGGCGATGACACGGTGTGGCGCAGGATAGTGGAAATGTTGCACAAGTTCGATAACAAAGACATGACTTCTCATACGTTCAAGAGAGATGCGTATGGAGGCGATTGTGATGGACAGAGTCCTTCGCATTTCTCGCTGCCGTCTCCTCGGACCGACGGGCCCCCGAGCCCCGTCGCCTCCAGCCCGGGGCAGTGGAGCCCCGTCGTCGATCGCCGCCGATGA
- the LOC131015033 gene encoding glutamate receptor 2.7-like: protein MEKRIHPILLYLLLSNILSSASQTLPIRVDMTLPIRVDMVEYSYMTFNRLSMALSDLNSHTSMSMNSSEGFRAWDEALSITTLKGLALSFCVVHGVWGLGYWKEENEIVKSKLASIIWPGEASASPRGWVVPTNGKKLRVGVPVKAGFTEFVSVTWNPNNSVRVEGYCIDVFDAVMAALPYGVPYESIELTYAVDLGEIDTAAADTIVDFTLQPYTGQRVISICSFFFIVFFIWILEHLINQNLKGFWYQVGMTFWCAFSTVVFAHKERPVRHLSRLLLIIWFLAVLILTQSYAASLASMLTVQKLQPTATDVELLIRNREIYIGYMQGSFVFGLLKGMHFDESRLVEYDSPEKLDELLSDGSIAAAFHETPNVKLFLGKYCSKYTTIGPINKAAGFGIVFVIGSDLVTDVSCEVLDMTEGQKMAEIERKWLGDVMNKCLEYSNINNLGPASFWLSGLFLIVGMTAFIIYAVRCE from the exons ATGGAGAAGAGAATCCATCCCATTTTGCTTTACTTGTTGTTATCAAACATATTGAGCTCAGCATCGCAGACTCTCCCCATAAGAGTTGACATGACTCTCCCCATAAGAGTTGACATGGTTGAATATTCATATATGACCTTCAACCGCTTATCAATGGCGCTTTCAGACTTGAATTCTCACACATCCATGTCGATGAACTCTAGTGAGGGATTCAGGGCCTGGGATGAAGCCTTGTCAATCACCACACTCAAAGGCCTTGCTCTTAGCTTCTGCGTTGTTCATGGAGTTTGGGGCCTAGGATACTGGAAGGAAGAGAATGAGATTGTCAAATCCAAGCTTGCATCGATCATCTGGCCGGGCGAGGCGTCGGCCTCGCCCAGAGGCTGGGTGGTCCCTACAAATGGGAAGAAACTGAGAGTGGGAGTGCCTGTGAAAGCAGGCTTCACTGAGTTTGTGAGTGTGACATGGAATCCTAACAACTCTGTAAGAGTGGAAGGGTATTGCATAGATGTGTTTGATGCAGTCATGGCAGCACTGCCTTATGGTGTGCCCTATGAATCCATTGAATTGACCTATGCAGTAGACCTAGGA GAGATTGATACAGCTGCTGCAGACACGATTGTGGATTTCACCCTGCAGCCCTACACAGGGCAGCGGGTGATAAGCATCTGCTCATTTTTCTTCATCGTATTCTTTATTTGGATCCTCGAACACCTGATAAACCAAAACTTGAAGGGATTCTGGTACCAAGTTGGCATGACATTCTGGTGCGCCTTCTCAACCGTGGTCTTTGCTCATA AAGAGAGGCCGGTACGCCACCTATCGAGGCTGCTGCTGATCATATGGTTCCTGGCGGTCCTCATCCTGACACAGAGCTACGCTGCAAGCCTGGCGTCCATGCTAACCGTTCAGAAGCTGCAGCCGACTGCGACGGACGTCGAGCTTCTGATCAGGAACAGGGAGATCTACATAGGATACATGCAGGGATCCTTCGTGTTTGGACTCCTCAAGGGGATGCATTTCGACGAGTCGCGTCTCGTGGAGTACGACTCGCCGGAGAAACTCGATGAGCTTCTCTCCGATGGCAGCATTGCTGCTGCGTTTCATGAAACCCCGAACGTGAAGCTCTTCTTAGGCAAATACTGCTCCAAATACACCACCATCGGACCCATAAACAAGGCTGCCGGTTTCGGCATC GTCTTCGTGATCGGCTCCGATCTGGTAACGGACGTTTCGTGCGAGGTTTTGGACATGACGGAGGGGCAGAAGATGGCGGAGATCGAGAGGAAATGGTTGGGAGATGTTATGAACAAATGTTTGGAATATTCAAATATTAACAATCTTGGCCCTGCGAGCTTCTGGTTATCGGGCCTGTTCCTGATCGTAGGGATGACGGCGTTCATAATTTATGCGGTTAGATGTGAATAA
- the LOC131015031 gene encoding histidine kinase 5-like, with protein MGCAIETDESDEMDIVLSSMWPEDMNEAGRQFNVERPGVDKDMLDEVTIKREPDIVDLKRLIELANYTDKGNWQLANLVKNWEYKQENAVRLLREELDTLSKQQREVELKKLEILEEHRFERDGYGGERRPISILHENLKYLYQDAPRRKRDVVFQDEKISVDAEYDSVVYWKQRAMNLEKLLEASLRREQVLMGKLQESIENLEKQSTPVEELSQVLNRADNFLHFVLQNAPVVIGHQDKEMRYRFIFNHFPSLREEDIIGKTDVEIFTGSGVKESQDFKQEVLERGLPAKREITFETELFGSKTFLIYVEPVFSKAGETIGVNYMGMEVTDQVRKREKMAKLREEMAVQKAKETELIKTIHITEESMRAKEMLATMSHEIRSPLSGVVSMAEILSKTKLDKEQRQQVNVMMSSGDMVLRIINDILDLSKVESGVMKLEATKFRPREVVKHVLQTAAASLQKILTLEGNVADDVPVEVIGDVLRIRQILTNLISNAIKFTHGGKVGIKLYVVPEPRNLSKQNSWKVSADQSADSTNTRKDSSMIRSTGDHKGNHGCHEGEGTGDNHELNSTLNDPERDRTPMEEDEANPQEQVVWIRCDVYDTGIGIPEHVIPTLFKKYMQAGADTARKYGGTGLGLAICKQLVELMGGQLTVSSVERKGSTFTFILPYKVSLISDSSDDPDELSDMDGQEGSDDGNDEDLHEGIFLFQPRAMGSLFSSQSSGRIQKLLPTTYGFDPSQDFNGLLEDSSSPSSSITCKEISSEEDAHSAAMDTSSEVEVSPSQSLCSANLDPVEKNEHTHCSSGVSEPSISQERCLTQSQTEGSSERSSSKSTEAPKAELKPKILLVEDNKINVIVAKSMMKQLGHNIDVVNNGAEAVRAVQCKHYDLILMDVCMPVMGGLEATRLIRSFEETGSWDDAVKAGVELQLPPQHSSPNLQQEIPRKRTPIIAMTANALSESADDCFANGMDSFVSKPVNFQNLKQCLQQYVPQ; from the exons ATGGGTTGTGCGATTGAGACTGATGAGTCAGACGAGATGGACATTGTCCTGTCTTCGATGTGGCCGGAGGACATGAATGAAGCCGGTAGACAGTTCAATGTGGAGAGGCCAGGAGTGGACAAAGACATGCTGGATGAGGTGACCATCAAGAGGGAGCCCGACATAGTTGATTTAAAGCGTCTCATTGAGCTCGCCAACTACACTGACAAGGGGAACTGGCAGCTGGCTAACTTGGTGAAGAATTGGGAATACAAGCAGGAGAATGCTGTGCGCCTCCTCAGGGAGGAGCTCGACACCCTCAGTAAGCAGCAGCGAGAAGTCGAGCTCAAGAAGTTGGAGATATTGGAAGAACACCGGTTTGAAAGAGATGGATATGGTGGCGAAAGGCGTCCAATTTCCATTCTTCATGAGAATCTCAAGTACTTGTATCAAGATGCTCCGAGGAGGAAGCGTGATGTTGTCTTCCaagatgagaaaataagtgTAGATGCTGAATATGACAGTGTGGTGTACTGGAAGCAACGGGCCATGAATCTAGAGAAACTCCTAGAGGCTAGTCTTAGACGAGAGCAAGTGTTGATGGGGAAACTGCAGGAGAGTATTGAGAATCTTGAAAAGCAGTCTACCCCTGTGGAGGAACTGTCACAGGTTTTGAATAGAGCAGATAATTTCTTGCATTTCGTCTTGCAAAATGCTCCAGTTGTCATAGGCCATCAG GATAAAGAAATGCGCTACCGGTTCATCTTTAACCATTTCCCTAGTTTGCGCGAGGAG GATATCATCGGCAAAACAGATGTCGAGATCTTCACTGGTTCTGGTGTAAAGGAATCTCAAGACTTCAAACAAGAAGTGCTGGAAAGAGGATTACCTGCAAAGAGAGAAATCACATTTGAAACGGAGCTGTTTGGATCAAAAACCTTCTTAATCTATGTTGAACCAGTTTTCAGCAAGGCTGGAGAGACAATTGGTGTAAATTATATGGGAATGGAAGTCACTGATCAG GTgcggaaaagagaaaaaatggcGAAGCTTAGAGAAGAGATGGCTGTACAAAAAGCTAAGGAGACGGAGCTCATCAAGACCATCCATATCACAG AGGAATCAATGCGTGCAAAAGAAATGCTGGCTACCATGTCTCACGAGATAAGAAGTCCTCTATCCGGTGTCGTAAGCATGGCTGAGATTCTTTCCAAAACTAAGCTCGACAAAGAGCAGCGACAGCAGGTGAACGTAATGATGTCTTCTGGTGATATGGTTCTTCGAATAATAAATGACATCCTCGATCTTTCTAAGGTTGAGTCAG GAGTTATGAAATTGGAAGCTACGAAATTTAGGCCAAGAGAGGTAGTAAAACATGTGCTGCAGACTGCAGCTGCATCACTACAGAAAATACTAACCTTAGAAGGAAATGTAGCAGATGATGTTCCTGTAGAG GTGATCGGAGATGTTCTAAGGATTCGGCAGATTCTAACGAACTTGATCAG CAATGCCATCAAGTTCACTCACGGGGGCAAGGTTGGGATAAAGCTTTATGTGGTGCCAGAGCCGCGCAATTTAAGCAAACAAAATTCTTGGAAAGTTTCTGCAGATCAATCTGCTGATTCAACAAACACAAGAAAAGACTCATCTATGATTCGAAGCACAGGTGACCACAAAGGCAATCATGGATGTCACGAAGGAGAAGGCACTGGTGATAACCATGAACTTAACAGTACGCTAAATGATCCAGAGAGAGACAGGACTCCAATGGAAGAAGACGAAGCCAACCCCCAAGAACAAGTAGTGTGGATTCGCTGTGATGTTTATGACACAGGGATTGGAATACCAG AACATGTGATTCCCACTCTGTTCAAGAAATACATGCAAGCAGGTGCAGACACTGCTAGAAAGTATGGTGGGACAGGATTAGGACTTGCAATCTGTAAACAATTG GTTGAGCTCATGGGTGGTCAACTTACTGTATCAAGTGTAGAACGCAAAGGATCTACTTTCACGTTTATACTACCGTATAAAGTTTCATTGATCTCTGACAGTTCAGACGATCCTGATGAGCTGTCAGATATGGATGGCCAAGAGGGGTCAGATGATGGAAATGATGAAGATTTACATGAAGGGATTTTTCTGTTTCAACCGCGCGCTATGGgttctttattttcttctcAAAGTTCTGGAAGGATCCAAAAGCTCTTGCCAACCACTTATGGCTTCGATCCCTCGCAGGATTTCAATGGTTTGTTGGAGGATTCCTCGTCGCCCTCAAGTAGCATTACATGTAAAGAGATCAGTTCAGAGGAAGACGCGCATTCAGCTGCCATGGATACATCATCTGAAGTTGAAGTTTCACCAAGCCAGAGCTTGTGTTCGGCTAACTTAGATCCAGTTGAAAAGAATGAACACACACACTGCTCGAGTGGAGTGTCCGAGCCTAGCATTTCCCAAGAAAGATGTCTTACTCAGTCTCAAACAGAGGGAAGTTCTGAGCGCTCTTCCAGCAAGAGCACTGAAGCTCCAAAAGCTGAGCTGAAACCTAAGATTCTTCTTGTGGAAGATAACAAGATCAATGTGATCGTGGCAAAGTCGATGATGAAGCAGTTGGGACACAACATAGATGTTGTTAACAACGGAGCAGAAGCTGTGCGTGCAGTTCAATGCAAACATTATGATCTCATTCTAATG GACGTATGCATGCCGGTGATGGGTGGACTTGAAGCTACAAGATTGATACGATCATTTGAGGAAACAGGTAGTTGGGATGATGCAGTGAAGGCAGGAGTTGAGCTGCAGTTGCCACCTCAACATTCTTCACCAAATTTGCAACAAGAAATACCAAGAAAGAGGACACCGATCATTGCA ATGACAGCAAATGCATTATCAGAGAGTGCTGATGATTGTTTTGCTAATGGTATGGATTCATTTGTATCAAAGCCAGTTAATTTCCAGAACTTAAAACAATGCTTGCAGCAATATGTACCACAGTAG